AACCCCTGGGTGCCCATCGAGCCCTGGATGCCCGGCGACCTCGGCCAGCCCGTGTGCGACGGCCCCGGCGGCAGCAAGCTTTCCGTCTGCATCTGCCACGATGGCATGTTCCCGGAGCAGGCCCGCGAAGCCGCGTACAAGGGCTGCAACGTGTACATCCGCATTTCCGGCTACTCCACCCAGGTCAATGACCAGTGGATTCTGACCAACCGTTCCAACGCCTGGCAGAACCTGATGTACACCGCTTCCGTCAACCTCGCTGGTTACGATGGCGTGTTCTACTACTTCGGCGAGGGTCAGGTCTGCAACTTCGACGGTACCACTCTGGTTCAGGGTCATCGTAATCCCTGGGAAATCGTTACCGCCGAAGTGTTCCCCAAGATGGCCGATCAGGCCCGCACCGACTGGGGTCTGGAAAACAACATCTACAACGTCGGCACGCGCGGCTATGTCGCTGTTCCGGGCGGCGTGAAGGATTGTCCGTACACCTGGGTCAAGGACTTCGCCAAGGGCGAGTATCACCTGCCTTGGGAAGACGAGATCAAGATCAAGGACGGCTCCATCTACGGCTACCCGACCACCGGCGGTCGCTTCGGCCTGTAGTTCGCCACTGAGCCCTAAACAGTGACGCAAAGGTCCCGGAGGCGTTCTCGTCTCCGGGGCCATCCCGGGCCGGATGTTCCGAACCGGGGATCTTGTGTTGCATTCGAAAAACAACCTGCAACTTCTTCGCAACGCGCCTTTTCAGCCGACTCTTGTTTCCGCTCCGGTGCGGAACTGTCGACATTGTAGAAACTAAAAAGGTTCAATTACCATGGAAAAAATTAAAAATCGTTGGCTTATAGCAGCCTGCGCCGTGGGAGTGCATCTCTCCATCGGTTCGGTCTACGCGTACAGCGTGATGACGCTTCCGCTTAACAACCTGCACGGCTGGCTGAAAAGCGACATCACTCACGCATTCAGTCTTGCAATTTTCTTTCTCGGTTTGTCCGCAGCATTCCTCGGACCCACTGTGGAAAAGATGGGCCCCAGAAAATCCGGTCGCCTTTCCGCCTGCTTTTATGCATTGGGCATGTTCGGCACCAGCATGGCCGTGAAGACCGGCTCCCTGTGGCTGTTCATTCTCTCCTATGGCGTGATCGGCGGCATTGGTCTGGGCACGGGCTACATCACGCCGGTTTCCACCTTGGTCAAATGGTTCCCGGACCGCCGCGGTCTGGCAACAGGCATGGCCATCATGGGCTTCGGCTTCGGCGCTCTGGTGTTCGGCCCTGTCATGGCCAAGCTGTTTTCCATCATGGCGATCTGGAAGGCCTTCCTCGTGTTGGGCGTGGTCTATTTCTGCCTGATCTTCAGCTCCGCCCTGTACATTGCTGCGCCGCCGAAGGGTTGGCTGCCCAAGGGCTATGACCCGAAAAAGGCTGCTGCCGAGGGCAAGCGCGTGATCAAGAAGGACCTTGCCCAGCTGACTGTCCGCGAGGCCATTCGCACCAGGCGTTTCTACTACATGTGGATCATGCTGTTCATCAACATCACCTGCGGCATCGCCCTGATTTCCGTGGCATCGCCCATGGCGCAGGAAGTCACCGGCATGTCCGCCATGGCTGCGGCCACGATGGTCGGCCTCATGGGTCTTTTCAACGGCGGCGGTCGTCTCGGTTGGGCCACCCTGTCCGATTATCTCGGCCGTTCCCGTACCTTCATGGCCTTCTACATCATTCAGATCTTCGCCTTCCTGGCTCTGACCAAGGTGACGGATGCCGTGGCTTTCCAGGCCCTGCTTTTCCTCATCCTGACCTGCTACGGCGGTGGATTTTCGACTCTGCCCGCGTTCCTGGGCGACATGTTCGGAACCAAGCAGCTCGGCTCCATTCACGGCTACACCCTGACCGCTTGGGGTTGCGCCGGAATCGTCGGCCCCACCATCGTGACCGAGGTGCTGGAGATGACCGGCAGCTATTCCGGAACCCTGTACATCTTCACCGGATTCCTGGCTGTGGCTCTTGTAGTGTCCTGCCTCATGGTTCTGGATCTTCGCCAGAAGCGCAAGCTCCAGATGAGTCAGGAAGCTGCGACTTCCATGCCCGGCTAGATCGCGTCTTCTCCCATCCAGCCGTAGACGTCCTCCTTGGCCCCGCCCGAGCAGCATCGGGCGGGGCCTCCGTCTATCCTTGCCGCAAGTCCCACCAGCAAAGTTGTGGGTACAGTTTTGCTTGTCACCCAAGAGTCAGGCGGTCCGCGGCTTTTCCGATTCCCCGGTGTGGATGTCACAAGAAACGTTGTGGGGCTTTGTTGGATGTCTGTGATTTTTAGTACAATGTTTTCAAGTGTTTATTAAGATTGTCATACTTGGCACGATTGTCGCTTTGTCTGTGAAAAAAGGGAGGAACATATGCCTATCTACGAGATGCATTGCCGGGCGTGCGGAAGGGATTTCGAAACCCTGGCCCGGATCACCGAGGAAACCATCCCCTGCGTTCACTGTCAGTCCGCGGACACCTACAAGCACATATCGTCCACGCACTTCAGGCATGCCGATCATTGGATGCGCAACATGATGGGCGCCATGCACAAGTCGCAGGAGCGGGATCAGTTGAAAAAGGAAATGGAAAAGGCCGTGTCCTGATGGACCCGGCGTTCAACAACAACGCACGAGAGAGGTTCTTTTATGTCTGAAGGGAAAGGGCTTGCGGAGAATCCGCTGTTCGCATTCGGCGATGCCGTGCTTCGCGGATGCGGGCAGGTGATGTTTCAGAACAATCCGATTACCGGGCTGTTGTTTTTCGTGGGAATGTTCGTCAATTCCTGGCAACTCGGCATATGCGCGCTGCTTGGCACGATCGTGTCCACGGCCGTGGCCTGGATGCTTGGTGCGGACAAGGGCGCGATCAGGGCCGGACTGTTCGGGTTCAACGGCACATTGGCAGGCGTGGCTCTGCCGTTCT
Above is a window of Pseudodesulfovibrio tunisiensis DNA encoding:
- a CDS encoding formamidase; this encodes MGSIGSISRPSEGMLMGLVQYPVPVVNSRRDIEANVDRICEATANTKAGYPGMDLIVWPEYSSQGLNTKKWVTDEFLMDVEGPLFQKYAQTCKENDIWGLFSIMERNPNKDQMPYNTAVIFNNKGELALKYRKLNPWVPIEPWMPGDLGQPVCDGPGGSKLSVCICHDGMFPEQAREAAYKGCNVYIRISGYSTQVNDQWILTNRSNAWQNLMYTASVNLAGYDGVFYYFGEGQVCNFDGTTLVQGHRNPWEIVTAEVFPKMADQARTDWGLENNIYNVGTRGYVAVPGGVKDCPYTWVKDFAKGEYHLPWEDEIKIKDGSIYGYPTTGGRFGL
- a CDS encoding FmdB family zinc ribbon protein, with product MPIYEMHCRACGRDFETLARITEETIPCVHCQSADTYKHISSTHFRHADHWMRNMMGAMHKSQERDQLKKEMEKAVS
- a CDS encoding L-lactate MFS transporter; the protein is MEKIKNRWLIAACAVGVHLSIGSVYAYSVMTLPLNNLHGWLKSDITHAFSLAIFFLGLSAAFLGPTVEKMGPRKSGRLSACFYALGMFGTSMAVKTGSLWLFILSYGVIGGIGLGTGYITPVSTLVKWFPDRRGLATGMAIMGFGFGALVFGPVMAKLFSIMAIWKAFLVLGVVYFCLIFSSALYIAAPPKGWLPKGYDPKKAAAEGKRVIKKDLAQLTVREAIRTRRFYYMWIMLFINITCGIALISVASPMAQEVTGMSAMAAATMVGLMGLFNGGGRLGWATLSDYLGRSRTFMAFYIIQIFAFLALTKVTDAVAFQALLFLILTCYGGGFSTLPAFLGDMFGTKQLGSIHGYTLTAWGCAGIVGPTIVTEVLEMTGSYSGTLYIFTGFLAVALVVSCLMVLDLRQKRKLQMSQEAATSMPG